A genomic segment from Idiomarina piscisalsi encodes:
- the rfaH gene encoding transcription/translation regulatory transformer protein RfaH, with the protein MSQLDSDVWYVIRTKPKQEERAALNLENQGFEVFAPKLTVKKLRRGVRTSVVEPMFPNYLFVKLDDIIEQFYKIRSTYGVAGVLRFGNNIPKIPQQWVDDMKGVDELTDEQAPKVGDSVEIQQGPFRGFLAKIVQLDGESRCFVMLEWMQKEVKANFSYKELQFK; encoded by the coding sequence ATGAGCCAGCTCGATAGTGACGTTTGGTACGTTATTCGCACGAAGCCTAAACAGGAAGAGCGCGCCGCATTAAACCTGGAAAACCAAGGGTTTGAGGTGTTTGCGCCTAAGTTAACGGTGAAAAAACTTCGTCGTGGCGTTCGTACGTCAGTTGTTGAGCCCATGTTTCCGAATTACTTGTTTGTGAAGCTGGACGATATCATTGAGCAGTTTTACAAAATACGCAGTACCTATGGTGTGGCTGGCGTTCTCAGGTTTGGTAACAACATTCCCAAAATTCCACAACAGTGGGTCGACGACATGAAAGGCGTTGACGAGCTGACCGATGAACAAGCCCCGAAAGTGGGTGATAGCGTCGAAATTCAGCAAGGTCCGTTCCGTGGATTCCTTGCTAAAATTGTTCAGCTTGACGGCGAGTCACGATGCTTCGTGATGCTCGAGTGGATGCAAAAAGAAGTGAAAGCCAACTTCAGTTACAAAGAGCTACAGTTTAAGTAG